From Coffea arabica cultivar ET-39 chromosome 2e, Coffea Arabica ET-39 HiFi, whole genome shotgun sequence, the proteins below share one genomic window:
- the LOC113730656 gene encoding uncharacterized protein At2g38710-like, whose amino-acid sequence MVSANREMVVFCFDTLVAHYNSEEAPPPAFDEGQHPLFVTWKKVINGGEPRLRGCIGTLEARCLINGFKDYALTSALRDKRFPPIQAKELPYLECTVSILTNYETAQHYLDWEVGKHGIIIEFTDPDYNTRRSATYLPEVAAHEGWTKTEAIDSLIRKAGYNGSITESLRKRIRLTRYQSTLFTMHFSDYVTYVKTTRGSAPAINGVKSGYF is encoded by the exons ATGGTGTCGGCTAATAGGGAGATGGTGGTCTTCTGCTTTGATACTCTTGTGGCTCACTACAACAGCGAAGAAGCTCCTCCTCCTGCTTTCGACGAGGGCCAACA CCCATTGTTTGTGACTTGGAAGAAAGTGATCAATGGTGGTGAGCCTCGTTTACGTGGTTGCATTGGTACCTTGGAAGCTCGCTGCTTAATTAATGGTTTCAAGGACTACGCTCTAACAAG TGCTCTCAGGGACAAACGTTTTCCCCCAATACAGGCCAAAGAATTGCCTTATTTGGAATGTACAGTTTCAATACTGACTAATTATGAAACCGCACAACATTACCTTGACTGGGAG GTTGGGAAGCATGGTATAATCATTGAATTCACTGATCCTGACTACAATACTAGGCGAAGTGCCACTTACCTGCCTGAGGTGGCTGCTCATGAAG GTTGGACAAAGACAGAAGCAATTGATTCACTGATTCGAAAAGCGGGATACAATGGCTCCATAACTGAATCACTGCGAAAGCGCATCCGACTTACCCGCTATCAGAGTACATTATTCACTATGCACTTCAGTGATTATGTTACTTATGTCAAGACAACCCGAGGCTCTGCTCCTGCTATCAATGGGGTAAAATCAGGCTATTTCTGA
- the LOC113730657 gene encoding vesicle-associated membrane protein 727 — protein MSQRGLIYSFVAKGTVVLAEHTPYSGNFSTIAVQCLQKLPSNSSKYTYSCDGHTFNFLLDSGFVFLVVADESMGRSVPFVFLERVKDDFKKLYGASIKTDGSHPLADDDEDDDLFQDRFSIAYNLDREFGPRLKEHMQYCMNHPDEMSKLSKLKAQITEVKGIMMDNIEKVLDRGEKIELLVDKSENLQFQADTFQRQGRQLRRKMWLQNLQMKLMVGGAVLVLIIIFWLIACGGFKC, from the exons ATGAGTCAAAGGGGGTTGATTTACAGCTTTGTCGCCAAAGGAACAGTTGTTCTTGCAGAGCACACACCCTACTCTGGCAACTTCAGTACCATAGCTGTCCAATGCTTGCAGAAGCTGCCATCAAATAGCAGCAAGTATACATACTCGTGTGATGGCCACACCTTCAACTTCCTCCTTGACAGTGGATTTG TTTTTCTTGTTGTGGCGGATGAATCAATGGGGAGGAGTGTACCTTTTGTGTTTCTTGAGAGAGTGAAGGACGATTTTAAAAAGCTGTACGGTGCCAGTATCAAGACTGATGGGTCTCATCCACTTGCTGATGATGACGAAGATGATGATTTGTTCCAAGACCGTTTTAGCATTGCATACAATCTTGATCGGGAATTTGG ACCAAGGCTTAAAGAGCATATGCAGTATTGTATGAACCATCCAGATGAGATGAGTAAGCTGTCCAAACTGAAGGCTCAGATTACAGAAGTCAAAGGCATAATGATGGACAATATTGAGAAG GTATTGGATCGAGGTGAGAAGATCGAGTTACTTGTGGATAAAAGTGAAAACCTTCAGTTCCAG GCTGACACCTTCCAGAGGCAAGGGAGGCAACTTCGTCGGAAGATGTGGCTTCAAAACCTTCAAATGAAGTTGATGGTTGGAGGTGCTGTTCTTGTTCTGATCATCATCTTCTGGCTCATAGCATGTGGAGGTTTTAAATGTTGA